From Algoriphagus sp. NG3, the proteins below share one genomic window:
- a CDS encoding MFS transporter, whose translation MESTITIPSDSEVGRDKISAYLWSVFLICFLGNATAGTISTIASVYLPVIADQLANAGSAEQIYEISAYINALYLVGWAIGGMSWGLISDKIGRAKSLAMCLAAVGIFTICVSFASSWEVVVGLRLLGGIAVGGVMVITMTLLSEVWPAKTRSVVMGIVSIGFPVGIFSSGLVNLWVNDWRQAFFIGALPLILAAISSVHLKESPKWKLSQLNIVGAESRKNSHFKAPGLIHGAVVFGTMLIALWSAFSWMPTWVQSLLQESSGQTERGSVMMILGFGGILGGILSGWIVKVIGVRKSMLICFSGALGISILLYGFTQEFSMWIYPAITCLSFFFGISQGLLSFYIPQLFAIEIRAGATGFCFNAGRVITALAVFSLGSLVVYLGGYGNALLLFSGFLLIGFFFVLISKSPSQLNNQ comes from the coding sequence ATGGAATCGACGATAACCATACCTAGCGATTCTGAAGTGGGCAGGGACAAGATCTCCGCTTACCTTTGGAGTGTTTTCCTGATCTGTTTTTTGGGAAATGCAACTGCGGGAACGATATCAACGATCGCCTCAGTTTATTTGCCTGTAATCGCAGATCAATTGGCAAATGCAGGTTCAGCAGAACAAATTTATGAAATCAGTGCCTATATCAATGCCCTTTATCTGGTCGGATGGGCGATTGGAGGGATGTCATGGGGATTAATCTCTGATAAAATCGGCAGAGCAAAATCACTGGCTATGTGTCTGGCTGCAGTAGGGATATTTACCATCTGTGTATCATTTGCCAGTTCATGGGAAGTGGTCGTTGGGCTCAGGCTGTTAGGTGGGATAGCTGTGGGTGGCGTGATGGTCATCACAATGACCTTGTTATCTGAGGTTTGGCCAGCCAAAACCCGCTCAGTGGTGATGGGGATAGTTTCAATCGGGTTTCCGGTGGGAATATTCTCCTCAGGATTGGTCAATCTTTGGGTGAATGATTGGAGACAGGCATTTTTTATCGGAGCATTACCTCTTATCCTGGCAGCGATTTCTTCTGTACATTTAAAAGAGTCCCCCAAGTGGAAGCTTTCTCAACTGAATATTGTAGGTGCCGAATCCCGTAAGAATTCTCATTTTAAAGCGCCGGGACTGATTCATGGTGCGGTTGTTTTCGGGACTATGTTGATCGCACTTTGGTCTGCGTTTTCCTGGATGCCTACCTGGGTACAAAGTTTACTGCAGGAGTCATCAGGCCAGACAGAGCGTGGATCGGTGATGATGATTTTGGGTTTTGGGGGGATTCTAGGAGGGATACTTTCGGGGTGGATTGTAAAAGTGATTGGAGTAAGAAAATCTATGTTGATTTGCTTTTCCGGAGCACTGGGTATTTCCATCCTGCTTTATGGCTTTACTCAGGAATTCTCCATGTGGATTTATCCCGCTATTACCTGCCTTTCCTTTTTCTTTGGAATCAGTCAGGGATTACTTTCCTTTTACATCCCACAACTTTTTGCAATTGAGATTCGAGCTGGGGCAACAGGTTTTTGTTTCAATGCAGGAAGGGTGATCACGGCTCTAGCCGTTTTTTCTCTAGGGTCATTGGTAGTGTACCTTGGTGGATACGGTAATGCCCTTCTGCTTTTTTCAGGATTCCTACTAATCGGATTTTTCTTTGTCTTAATCAGCAAATCTCCTTCACAGCTAAACAATCAATAA
- a CDS encoding peroxidase-related enzyme: MAHINLENKLPGIRSLVKYRPETGRHLYALVRVLLTGDSSLSKGERELIAAFVSSRNGCVFCTESHASAARILFENHAQVVDEVLENGASEILSLKMNALLQLAGKVQISGKEVRPEDIERAKNSGATDLEIHDAVLISAVFCLFNRYVDGLATSLPENSSDFKEMGHYMVSNQYQFHIHPKT; encoded by the coding sequence ATGGCTCATATTAATCTAGAAAATAAGCTCCCCGGCATTAGAAGTTTGGTGAAATACCGACCGGAAACCGGAAGGCACTTGTATGCATTGGTCAGGGTACTACTGACGGGTGATTCATCGTTGAGCAAGGGAGAAAGAGAGCTGATAGCAGCCTTTGTCTCCAGTCGTAACGGATGTGTATTTTGTACTGAAAGCCACGCTTCGGCAGCCCGGATTCTCTTTGAAAACCACGCGCAAGTAGTTGATGAGGTTTTGGAAAATGGAGCATCTGAAATTTTAAGTTTAAAAATGAATGCCCTCCTCCAACTAGCGGGGAAAGTACAAATAAGCGGAAAGGAAGTTAGACCAGAGGATATTGAAAGAGCTAAGAATTCTGGCGCAACTGACCTTGAAATCCATGATGCGGTACTCATTTCGGCAGTCTTTTGTCTTTTCAACCGCTATGTCGATGGCTTGGCCACTTCCCTTCCTGAGAATTCATCAGATTTTAAGGAGATGGGGCATTACATGGTTTCCAATCAATATCAGTTTCACATACATCCAAAAACTTAA
- a CDS encoding peroxidase-related enzyme, giving the protein MAYIHIPENLPGIRGLMAFRPDTAKHLNQLAEELLRSDNSLTRGERELIATHVSYLNDCFYCQHAHQALAGYYLECDFEKLDEIKANPDQANLSSKMKALLKIAVSVQKGGLHVSSDQVDAAKNEGATDREIHDTVLISAAFCMFNRYVDGLGTEAPQDREFYKNRAEARANEGYANYNPEN; this is encoded by the coding sequence ATGGCATACATTCATATACCTGAAAATCTCCCCGGAATCCGTGGACTGATGGCCTTCAGACCGGATACCGCCAAACACCTAAACCAACTTGCTGAGGAGCTGCTCAGGTCGGATAATTCACTTACACGCGGTGAGCGGGAGTTGATCGCTACCCATGTTTCTTACCTGAATGACTGCTTTTACTGTCAGCATGCACATCAAGCATTGGCAGGGTATTATCTAGAATGTGATTTTGAGAAGTTGGATGAAATCAAAGCAAATCCTGATCAGGCTAATCTTTCGTCCAAAATGAAAGCCTTGCTCAAGATCGCAGTAAGTGTTCAAAAAGGGGGACTCCACGTTTCTTCAGATCAAGTTGATGCAGCCAAAAATGAAGGAGCAACAGACAGAGAAATTCACGATACGGTTTTAATTTCCGCCGCTTTTTGTATGTTCAATCGCTATGTGGATGGACTGGGTACTGAGGCACCACAGGATCGGGAATTCTATAAAAACCGGGCAGAAGCTAGGGCAAACGAAGGATATGCCAATTACAATCCGGAGAATTAG
- a CDS encoding carbon starvation protein A, with amino-acid sequence MNLAVLLLISAVILFLAYTIYGKIVYRKFGLNDKNPAPSHTHRDGVDYEPSKPIVVLGHHFASIAGAGPIVGPIIAVTFGWIPAVIWILVGGIFFGAVHDLGSMATSLKTDGKSIGVIIRNQIGMKGKQLFVIFSFSTLILVIGVFADIIAKTFVTNPGVASASILFILLAIAFGIVNKLIGDKKMAFIIISVTGVILMYFFVYLGMKIPFALDYKIWILVLLAYAFLASVTPVSMLLQPRDYLNSFLLYGLIIAGVLGVFIANPEIQMSNEIHVSDENLGYIFPVLFVTIACGAISGFHSLVASGTTSKQLNKESDAKLVGFGGMLIESFLAIIAVGAVVILSRSEYIDRLSGEGPVALFSTGLGGMIATLGISEEFAVGFVALTVSAFALTTLDTCTRLARFTLQEYFEDVPQATGQYLAKNRYVSTGIVVLFSILLLLSGEFTTLWPIFGSANQLLAALALLTIAVWLIKKNINALFVTIPMFFMFTVTLSSLGLFAWKNFQDEVYVLSIIAALLFILAISLMVLATKSLKSKVKVTSGA; translated from the coding sequence ATGAACCTAGCCGTTCTATTACTCATTTCAGCAGTCATCTTGTTTTTGGCATATACCATTTACGGTAAAATTGTGTACCGGAAATTTGGCTTAAATGACAAAAACCCGGCTCCATCACATACGCATCGTGATGGGGTTGATTATGAACCAAGTAAGCCTATCGTGGTTTTGGGGCATCATTTCGCTTCGATTGCAGGAGCAGGCCCGATAGTTGGGCCAATCATAGCAGTGACTTTCGGGTGGATTCCCGCTGTCATTTGGATTTTGGTAGGCGGTATTTTCTTTGGGGCCGTACATGATCTGGGAAGCATGGCCACTTCACTGAAAACTGATGGCAAATCCATCGGCGTAATCATCCGAAATCAAATCGGAATGAAAGGAAAGCAGCTTTTTGTCATCTTCAGTTTCTCCACGCTTATCCTCGTGATTGGTGTATTTGCAGACATAATTGCCAAAACATTTGTTACAAATCCCGGTGTGGCCTCTGCCTCTATTCTGTTTATTTTATTAGCTATTGCTTTCGGTATAGTAAACAAACTGATAGGAGATAAAAAGATGGCCTTCATCATCATCTCAGTGACCGGAGTGATCTTAATGTATTTCTTTGTGTATCTAGGCATGAAAATTCCCTTTGCCCTGGATTACAAAATCTGGATATTGGTCCTCTTGGCTTATGCGTTTCTGGCCTCAGTGACGCCGGTAAGCATGTTGCTTCAGCCGCGGGATTATCTGAACAGTTTTTTGCTTTACGGATTGATTATCGCAGGGGTATTGGGTGTCTTCATCGCCAATCCTGAAATCCAAATGAGCAATGAAATCCATGTTTCCGATGAAAATCTGGGCTATATTTTCCCTGTCTTATTTGTGACCATTGCCTGTGGAGCCATTAGCGGGTTTCATTCATTGGTAGCCTCAGGCACCACTTCCAAGCAGCTGAATAAAGAGTCAGATGCCAAATTGGTAGGATTTGGAGGAATGTTGATTGAGTCTTTTCTGGCAATCATTGCTGTCGGAGCAGTAGTTATTCTATCTAGATCAGAGTATATAGACCGCCTCTCAGGCGAAGGCCCGGTCGCCCTGTTCTCTACAGGTCTGGGAGGGATGATTGCTACGTTGGGCATTTCAGAGGAATTTGCTGTTGGCTTTGTGGCATTGACTGTTTCGGCTTTTGCCCTTACTACACTGGACACCTGTACCCGACTGGCACGCTTCACGTTACAGGAATACTTTGAAGATGTGCCTCAGGCGACAGGTCAGTATTTGGCTAAAAACAGATACGTATCCACAGGGATTGTAGTCCTTTTCTCCATACTCTTATTGCTCTCAGGAGAGTTCACTACACTCTGGCCAATCTTCGGTTCAGCCAATCAACTGCTGGCGGCACTTGCCCTTTTGACCATCGCAGTGTGGCTGATCAAGAAAAACATCAATGCCCTCTTCGTTACCATTCCCATGTTTTTCATGTTTACAGTAACTCTTTCTTCTTTGGGGCTTTTCGCTTGGAAAAACTTCCAAGACGAGGTGTATGTGCTTTCCATCATTGCAGCCCTGCTATTTATTCTAGCAATCTCCTTGATGGTTTTGGCTACGAAAAGTCTGAAAAGTAAGGTGAAAGTAACTTCGGGAGCCTGA
- a CDS encoding FAD-dependent oxidoreductase, with product MKIITNIKLFLIPLLGYALISCQAAEEDNITDVIVYGGTSGAVTAAIQAKKMGKSVIMVSPDTHLGGLSSGGLGWTDTGKKEVIGGLSREFYQRVYDKYQQEGGWKWEDPSDFGNKGQGTPAIDGDQRTMWIFEPHVAEEVFDEWVKEMGIELYRDEWLDRDAGVTVEDGKITAIRTLSGKEFKGRMFIDATYEGDLMAASGVSYHVGREATSVYDEEWNGIQTGVYHHRHHFQVLDNPIDPYWTPGDPSSGLIPKISAEDPGVKGEGDNKIQAYCFRTCMSSHPDNRVPFPKPDNYDSTQYELLVRVFDAGWREWFDKFDMIPNRKTDTNNHGPFSSDNIGMNYEYPEASYERRKEIIKEHEDYQKGLLYFVANDPRVPKETQEEFQKWGLAKDEFIDNGNWPHQIYVREARRMIGKYVMTENELLQKKPTPESVGMGSYTIDSHNIQRFVDENEHVQNEGDIGVGLPGPYEIAYGSIVPKKEEITNLVVPVAVSASHIAFGSIRMEPVFMILGESAATAAAMALEKGISVQDLPYQELKTQLLKNGQVLTMADQIQ from the coding sequence ATGAAAATTATAACTAACATAAAACTATTCCTAATACCCCTTTTAGGCTATGCACTGATTTCATGCCAAGCTGCGGAAGAAGACAATATTACCGACGTGATCGTATACGGAGGCACTTCCGGAGCAGTCACCGCTGCAATCCAGGCCAAGAAAATGGGGAAATCCGTCATCATGGTCTCACCGGATACGCACTTGGGAGGCCTTTCCTCCGGAGGATTGGGCTGGACTGATACCGGTAAAAAGGAGGTGATCGGAGGGCTTTCCCGCGAATTCTACCAACGAGTATATGATAAGTACCAGCAAGAAGGCGGGTGGAAATGGGAAGATCCGTCTGATTTTGGAAACAAAGGCCAGGGTACACCGGCTATAGACGGAGATCAGCGGACGATGTGGATATTTGAGCCCCATGTCGCAGAGGAAGTTTTTGACGAATGGGTAAAGGAAATGGGAATAGAACTTTATCGTGACGAGTGGCTGGACAGAGACGCAGGGGTAACTGTAGAAGATGGAAAAATTACTGCCATCAGGACATTGAGCGGAAAGGAATTCAAAGGTAGAATGTTTATCGATGCTACGTATGAAGGTGATCTAATGGCTGCCTCTGGCGTGAGTTATCATGTGGGAAGGGAAGCAACCAGCGTATATGATGAGGAATGGAATGGTATACAAACCGGTGTTTATCACCACCGCCACCATTTCCAGGTTCTCGACAATCCCATTGATCCTTACTGGACTCCCGGTGACCCGTCCTCAGGGCTGATACCAAAAATCAGTGCAGAAGATCCAGGAGTGAAGGGAGAGGGGGATAATAAAATCCAAGCGTATTGCTTTAGAACCTGCATGTCCAGTCATCCCGACAACAGGGTTCCTTTTCCAAAACCAGACAATTACGATTCCACCCAATATGAATTATTAGTAAGAGTCTTCGATGCCGGCTGGCGGGAATGGTTTGATAAATTCGATATGATCCCCAATAGGAAAACGGACACCAACAATCATGGCCCATTCAGCTCTGACAATATCGGAATGAACTATGAATATCCAGAGGCCAGCTATGAGCGAAGAAAAGAGATCATCAAGGAGCATGAGGACTATCAGAAAGGGTTGCTTTACTTCGTGGCAAATGACCCTAGAGTACCTAAAGAAACCCAGGAAGAATTCCAGAAGTGGGGACTGGCAAAGGATGAATTTATCGATAACGGCAACTGGCCACATCAAATCTATGTAAGGGAAGCGAGGAGGATGATCGGCAAATATGTAATGACAGAAAATGAACTGCTTCAGAAAAAACCTACCCCAGAGTCAGTGGGCATGGGCTCATATACCATTGACTCCCATAATATACAGCGCTTTGTAGATGAAAATGAACATGTACAAAATGAAGGGGATATAGGAGTGGGATTGCCTGGCCCCTATGAGATAGCCTATGGTTCCATCGTTCCCAAAAAAGAGGAAATCACAAATCTCGTCGTTCCTGTTGCAGTTTCGGCCAGTCATATCGCATTCGGTTCTATCCGAATGGAGCCTGTATTTATGATTTTGGGTGAATCCGCCGCTACTGCTGCGGCCATGGCACTGGAAAAAGGAATCAGTGTTCAGGATCTTCCATATCAAGAGCTGAAAACCCAATTATTAAAAAACGGGCAAGTCTTGACGATGGCAGATCAAATCCAATGA
- a CDS encoding DUF6807 family protein, producing the protein MDRLKLQTLLIILMVISQSSWSQNTDWEPLFVNGKDLSGWRELNGNHKWEVRDGMIIGTTVPGEPNGFLCTVNEYGDFVLELEVSIDTLMNNSGIQFRSLSNPDYKNGRVHGYQMEVDPKPQQWSGAIYEEGGSRGWLYPGSQLTPAAREAFHRDNHAGYQWNRYRIECVGSVIRTWINGIPVAHLIDNKFMHGFIGLQLHSNAEGDPKGSHTVRFRNIRIQSGNLQLTPLDDIRAINLYDENGVSVSKRKPSPLHLFKDSISESIAVYRHSGKEPILTQIAKQDERPYLHPISAPDGKGILTEYRPSHHPHQTGIYWGLKLVNGRDYFMQWKNDYWHGVSASILSGKGEKVKWQTVYDMLDENGHTIMVETQNWSLQDYGDNYVLDLEWIGEAKTDVVMGEFYVGGLFVRMPWIKETVGEIVNSAGLQGMALEGQRAMWSDIGIKVDGRDDLAHIAIFDHPGNAAFPTPWRVDSQMGIGPSRQILGDWEIKKGETETIRYRLLIYTGDRNDAKLTEVAKNFWNEFDF; encoded by the coding sequence ATGGACAGATTAAAACTCCAAACCCTTTTGATAATCTTAATGGTTATATCTCAATCCTCCTGGTCCCAAAATACTGATTGGGAACCTTTATTTGTCAATGGAAAAGATCTCTCAGGATGGAGGGAACTCAATGGCAACCACAAGTGGGAGGTCCGAGATGGTATGATTATAGGTACTACAGTACCCGGTGAGCCGAATGGATTTCTTTGCACTGTCAACGAATATGGGGACTTTGTGCTGGAGCTTGAGGTGTCTATCGACACCCTGATGAATAATTCAGGCATACAGTTCCGTTCTCTCAGCAATCCTGATTATAAAAATGGTCGGGTACACGGATACCAGATGGAAGTTGACCCAAAACCCCAGCAATGGAGCGGGGCTATCTATGAAGAGGGAGGCAGCAGAGGATGGTTATATCCCGGAAGCCAGCTTACTCCTGCCGCAAGGGAAGCATTTCATCGAGATAATCATGCAGGTTATCAATGGAACAGGTACAGGATTGAATGTGTGGGTTCAGTGATCAGAACATGGATAAACGGTATCCCGGTAGCACACCTAATAGACAATAAATTCATGCATGGCTTTATTGGATTACAGTTGCATTCCAATGCTGAAGGTGACCCAAAAGGAAGTCATACAGTCCGGTTTCGTAATATCCGTATTCAAAGCGGAAATTTACAATTAACCCCCTTAGATGACATTAGGGCAATAAACTTGTATGATGAAAATGGAGTCTCAGTTTCAAAGCGCAAGCCCTCCCCACTGCATTTATTTAAGGATAGCATTTCAGAAAGTATTGCTGTGTACCGCCATTCCGGTAAAGAACCTATCCTTACCCAAATAGCTAAACAAGATGAACGCCCTTACCTACATCCTATCTCTGCCCCAGATGGCAAGGGAATTCTTACCGAATATCGGCCATCTCACCATCCTCATCAAACGGGAATATACTGGGGATTGAAACTGGTGAATGGAAGGGATTATTTTATGCAGTGGAAAAACGATTACTGGCATGGGGTATCCGCTAGTATTTTAAGTGGAAAAGGGGAGAAAGTAAAATGGCAAACAGTATATGATATGCTTGACGAAAACGGCCATACGATCATGGTCGAAACGCAAAATTGGTCTTTGCAGGATTATGGAGACAATTATGTTCTTGACCTAGAGTGGATAGGAGAAGCAAAAACAGATGTTGTGATGGGGGAATTTTATGTTGGTGGTCTCTTTGTCAGAATGCCTTGGATTAAAGAAACTGTGGGTGAAATTGTCAATTCCGCAGGCCTTCAGGGCATGGCTCTTGAGGGACAACGTGCGATGTGGAGCGACATTGGGATAAAGGTGGATGGACGGGACGATTTGGCTCATATCGCCATCTTCGACCATCCAGGAAATGCTGCTTTTCCTACACCTTGGAGGGTGGACAGCCAGATGGGGATAGGGCCCTCAAGACAAATTTTAGGAGATTGGGAAATTAAAAAAGGCGAAACAGAAACAATCCGCTATAGACTGTTGATTTACACAGGTGATCGAAATGATGCAAAACTGACAGAGGTAGCCAAAAATTTTTGGAATGAATTTGATTTTTGA
- a CDS encoding PQQ-binding-like beta-propeller repeat protein, translating to MTITSDNNKMRRVKTPIYHLLVVLTWFQLFACGKDPKIAEKEIQGAASRLNNHRDWGIYRGHSTGIQYSELDQINTGNVQKLEKAWEYKHGNPIGPGMYANPIIIDGLLYFTTPEVNAVALDAVTGEEVWVFKPDDYRNDPRPFRGRNRGLVFWEDSDGQNKRILNFVKDRVYAIDAKTGALITSFGERGWIDLRKNLPQDPDLVDFESTTQGLVYNNLIIVGGRTPEGDPSTPGDIRAYDALTGEFRWIFHTIPQPGEFGYDTWEFEKGVTYGGTNPWGGLTLDEERGWVFLATGSAAPDFIYGGMRKGANLFANTVLALDANTGKRIWHYQTLHHDIWDYDAPPAPILATVTSDGKSRDIVVQLTKQGLTFVLDRETGEPVFPIVELPVPSSKVPGEEAWPTQPFPLKPPPLNRITLRESDLSNISPETHAFVLEKFRQHETGPLYTPASHAGVITMPGHQGGAEWGGAAFDPATNVMYVNINEAPTIHSLTPLAAEIDMESATPIERGAALYNTTCTACHGVNKVGNPPLFPPLTNLTLSSDSIKAILAYGRGMMPVFENIKGDQLNDLVSYLKNNDSAEDAVLSAPVDSISTTAPRYANNTPFFVDQNGYPAISPPWGTLNAVDLDKGEILWKVPLGEYPDLVAKGIRNTGSKSFGGPVTTAGNLVFIAATPDEKIRAFDNRSGTVLWEYQLPAGGYATPSVYMVNGRQYLVIAAGGGGKNGTKVGDSIIAFALPE from the coding sequence ATGACAATTACTAGTGATAACAACAAAATGAGAAGAGTTAAAACACCTATTTACCATCTGTTGGTTGTGCTTACTTGGTTTCAACTATTTGCCTGTGGCAAGGATCCGAAAATTGCGGAGAAAGAGATTCAGGGGGCGGCAAGCAGGTTAAATAATCATCGGGATTGGGGAATATATAGGGGGCACTCTACGGGTATCCAATATTCAGAGCTTGACCAAATTAATACAGGAAATGTCCAAAAACTTGAAAAAGCATGGGAATATAAGCATGGAAATCCTATCGGACCAGGAATGTATGCCAATCCAATTATCATTGATGGATTATTGTATTTCACTACCCCCGAAGTGAATGCCGTCGCTTTGGATGCTGTTACAGGCGAGGAGGTATGGGTATTCAAACCTGATGATTACCGAAATGATCCCCGACCGTTTCGCGGAAGAAACAGAGGGCTGGTGTTTTGGGAAGATTCTGATGGGCAGAACAAACGGATCCTTAATTTTGTCAAAGACCGAGTGTATGCCATAGATGCCAAGACAGGTGCTCTGATCACTTCTTTTGGTGAACGGGGATGGATTGATTTAAGAAAAAACCTGCCCCAAGACCCAGATTTAGTGGACTTTGAAAGTACAACACAGGGTCTGGTGTACAATAATTTGATTATAGTAGGGGGTCGCACACCGGAGGGCGACCCCTCAACGCCGGGGGACATTCGTGCATACGATGCACTCACGGGAGAATTTAGGTGGATTTTTCATACCATACCGCAGCCTGGGGAGTTTGGTTATGACACGTGGGAATTTGAAAAAGGGGTAACCTATGGAGGCACAAATCCGTGGGGTGGTCTAACTTTGGACGAAGAAAGAGGATGGGTATTTCTAGCCACAGGATCTGCCGCTCCTGATTTTATTTATGGAGGAATGAGAAAGGGAGCAAATTTATTCGCCAATACAGTACTTGCTCTGGATGCCAACACCGGAAAACGTATTTGGCATTATCAGACACTTCATCATGATATATGGGATTACGATGCCCCACCTGCTCCCATCCTCGCAACTGTCACTTCTGACGGTAAATCTCGGGATATTGTGGTACAGCTCACGAAACAGGGATTGACCTTTGTTCTGGACAGGGAAACAGGAGAACCTGTATTCCCTATAGTGGAGCTACCTGTACCCTCTTCCAAAGTACCAGGTGAAGAAGCCTGGCCGACACAGCCTTTCCCCCTGAAGCCACCACCATTGAATCGAATCACTTTGCGTGAGTCTGACCTGAGTAATATAAGTCCAGAAACCCATGCATTTGTTTTGGAAAAGTTCAGACAGCACGAAACCGGCCCACTTTACACTCCTGCCTCTCACGCTGGCGTGATCACCATGCCTGGGCACCAAGGAGGGGCGGAATGGGGTGGAGCGGCTTTTGATCCAGCCACCAACGTAATGTATGTCAATATCAATGAGGCACCAACTATCCATAGCCTCACCCCCTTGGCAGCTGAAATTGATATGGAATCCGCTACACCTATTGAGCGTGGTGCGGCGTTGTACAATACGACCTGTACTGCTTGTCATGGCGTGAATAAAGTTGGAAATCCTCCATTATTCCCGCCCCTCACCAACTTAACACTGAGCAGTGACTCAATCAAAGCTATTTTAGCTTATGGACGCGGCATGATGCCGGTTTTTGAGAATATTAAAGGTGATCAATTGAATGATTTGGTTTCTTACCTAAAAAATAATGATTCAGCTGAGGACGCCGTACTTTCTGCTCCAGTTGACTCAATCTCTACAACTGCGCCACGCTATGCAAATAATACTCCTTTTTTTGTTGATCAAAATGGGTATCCTGCCATCTCACCACCTTGGGGAACTCTAAATGCTGTAGATCTAGATAAAGGTGAGATCCTTTGGAAAGTTCCTTTAGGGGAGTACCCTGACCTGGTAGCCAAAGGAATTCGTAATACGGGTTCTAAAAGTTTTGGAGGGCCAGTGACCACTGCAGGAAATCTGGTTTTCATAGCTGCCACTCCTGATGAAAAAATCCGGGCATTTGATAATCGTTCAGGTACTGTATTATGGGAATATCAACTTCCAGCAGGAGGGTATGCTACCCCGAGTGTATATATGGTCAACGGTAGGCAATATTTAGTGATTGCTGCAGGTGGAGGTGGTAAGAACGGGACTAAAGTAGGAGATTCAATTATAGCATTTGCCTTACCTGAATAA